The following are encoded in a window of Synechococcus sp. PCC 7335 genomic DNA:
- a CDS encoding response regulator, with protein sequence MKKMTTPLRLLVVDDHEAVLAGLVSNLQAEYETADIRQATTTQATLDQLADTLPNVLVIDLALPENPGDPSEVDTGINLLRQLLAQYPELNIVVQSANIKSLVRLKPAIDSHQGGFTIIDKRLPMKELLVKVDWALQGVIYTPRDMRNGVEVRPEWLDVLQLAFKEGLQDKAIAERMSVAERTVRYYWSKLQNALDVYPEAGKNVRIQTGIRAREEGLID encoded by the coding sequence ATGAAGAAAATGACCACTCCACTCAGACTGTTGGTTGTCGATGATCACGAAGCTGTTTTAGCTGGCTTAGTGAGCAACTTGCAGGCAGAATATGAGACCGCAGATATTCGCCAAGCAACCACTACGCAAGCGACGCTAGATCAGCTAGCTGATACGCTGCCCAACGTTCTGGTGATTGATTTGGCACTACCAGAAAATCCGGGCGATCCGTCTGAAGTCGATACTGGGATTAATTTGCTGCGGCAGCTTTTAGCGCAGTATCCTGAACTGAATATTGTGGTACAAAGTGCCAACATAAAATCGCTGGTACGATTAAAGCCCGCGATTGATAGTCACCAAGGCGGATTTACCATTATTGACAAGCGGCTGCCGATGAAGGAGCTGCTTGTCAAGGTAGATTGGGCGCTTCAGGGGGTGATTTATACGCCGCGTGATATGCGCAATGGTGTAGAGGTGCGGCCAGAATGGTTGGATGTTTTGCAGCTGGCCTTTAAAGAAGGATTACAAGATAAGGCGATCGCAGAGCGCATGAGCGTCGCTGAAAGAACGGTTCGCTACTATTGGAGCAAGCTGCAAAATGCGCTGGATGTATATCCAGAAGCTGGCAAGAATGTTCGCATTCAGACCGGGATTAGAGCCCGAGAAGAAGGATTAATTGATTGA
- a CDS encoding CHASE2 domain-containing protein: MKKNQLARLAWKQLQQPVSGVYWRRQLFPGLTVVGLVFLVRLLGLLQVSEWKTYDNFLRSRPAEPTEDRILIVDVTEDDIQQMSTYPIPDRTISALLEELSQANPRAIGVDIYRDLPVEPGHDDLVAMLSGSDNIVGIESITGALVLPPPALPPEQVGFVDFPLDADGFVRRAYLGALPPEGYLGPSDDFRFSFAFTLVEIYLAEENILLENGLKNSDNMRLGKTEFFSLSPNAGGYVGTEIGGEQILLNPRSGRSPFERVSMGDVLAQRVPADKIENRVVLVGVTASSIKDVLNSGAVSTANPGLVDGVEMHAHMVSQLLSSVLGDRPLIKVWPEPVEYLWILMWGGVSVILVRCIPRPSWYMLTVGVISLGLVGVSFGLLWWACWWVPVVPALIVFSVNGWVLPAFYLYDQAWRARVDEHQRVIKQTYDTIHNGPLQMLALLLQDKRSLKPQTAVQLEQLNDGLRQIYDRLLQETLSPTDKILLGNQSVVDLRSPLHEVLYQVYKETLTRSFPGFAALTVKVVRFDPFQTGQLSSDQKKGLCRFLEEALCNAGKHAVGAKRLCVTCLATETENLIRVEDNAPAGKKGGVLAGGRGTQQAKALARQLQGSFQRVADNAGTRCELRWPLKGKRSTIALPKLIMTSSDKRS, translated from the coding sequence ATGAAAAAGAATCAGCTGGCCCGGTTGGCCTGGAAACAATTGCAGCAGCCGGTATCGGGCGTGTATTGGCGACGACAGCTCTTTCCTGGGCTGACGGTTGTAGGTTTGGTATTTCTGGTTAGGCTGTTGGGTCTTCTTCAGGTGTCGGAATGGAAAACGTATGATAACTTTTTGCGATCACGCCCCGCAGAACCCACCGAAGACAGAATTCTCATTGTTGACGTCACCGAAGACGATATCCAACAGATGAGCACCTATCCCATTCCAGACAGAACCATCTCGGCGCTGTTAGAAGAACTATCGCAGGCAAACCCTCGGGCAATTGGGGTTGATATTTATCGAGATTTACCGGTTGAGCCCGGTCACGATGACTTAGTAGCAATGCTATCAGGCTCAGATAATATTGTTGGAATCGAGTCAATTACCGGTGCGCTTGTGTTGCCGCCGCCTGCACTACCACCAGAACAGGTTGGCTTTGTGGACTTTCCATTAGATGCCGATGGCTTTGTGCGGCGCGCATACTTGGGGGCACTGCCACCAGAAGGGTATTTGGGACCTTCAGATGATTTTCGATTTTCTTTTGCCTTTACCCTGGTAGAGATTTATCTGGCGGAAGAGAATATTCTGTTGGAAAACGGGCTCAAAAATTCTGACAATATGCGATTGGGAAAAACAGAGTTTTTTTCACTCTCGCCCAATGCGGGTGGCTATGTAGGCACTGAAATCGGTGGAGAACAGATTTTACTGAATCCGCGCAGTGGGCGATCGCCCTTTGAACGGGTGTCGATGGGGGATGTGTTAGCCCAGCGAGTCCCTGCCGACAAAATTGAAAATCGGGTGGTGTTGGTAGGTGTGACTGCCTCGAGTATTAAAGATGTGCTGAACTCTGGGGCGGTCAGTACGGCAAATCCTGGACTGGTGGATGGGGTAGAGATGCACGCCCATATGGTCAGCCAACTGCTGAGTTCGGTGCTGGGTGATCGCCCACTGATAAAAGTATGGCCTGAGCCGGTTGAATACCTTTGGATTTTGATGTGGGGCGGGGTGAGCGTAATACTGGTGCGCTGCATTCCCAGGCCCTCTTGGTACATGCTAACGGTGGGTGTGATCAGTCTGGGGCTGGTGGGAGTAAGCTTTGGTTTGCTGTGGTGGGCGTGCTGGTGGGTACCTGTGGTACCTGCGCTAATTGTCTTTAGCGTAAATGGCTGGGTGCTACCGGCTTTTTATCTGTACGATCAGGCGTGGCGGGCACGTGTGGATGAGCATCAGCGGGTGATCAAACAAACCTACGATACTATTCACAACGGGCCGTTGCAAATGCTGGCGCTGCTGCTTCAAGACAAGCGCAGCCTAAAACCACAGACGGCGGTTCAGTTAGAACAACTCAATGACGGGCTGCGCCAAATTTATGATCGACTGTTGCAAGAAACGCTGTCGCCAACCGACAAGATTCTGCTGGGTAATCAAAGTGTGGTTGACCTGCGCAGTCCGCTACATGAGGTTCTATACCAGGTTTACAAAGAGACGTTGACCCGCTCATTTCCTGGCTTTGCTGCGCTGACAGTGAAAGTGGTTCGCTTTGACCCGTTTCAAACTGGCCAGCTGTCTTCGGATCAAAAGAAGGGACTCTGTCGCTTTTTAGAAGAAGCGCTTTGCAATGCGGGCAAGCACGCGGTGGGTGCCAAACGGCTGTGTGTGACCTGTCTAGCAACTGAAACTGAAAATTTGATTCGTGTTGAGGATAATGCGCCTGCTGGTAAAAAGGGTGGTGTGCTAGCGGGTGGGCGTGGTACTCAGCAGGCCAAGGCGCTGGCGAGACAGCTGCAAGGGTCGTTTCAGCGCGTGGCGGATAATGCAGGCACTCGCTGTGAGCTGCGCTGGCCGCTAAAAGGGAAAAGAAGTACGATCGCATTGCCGAAACTGATAATGACTTCGTCTGATAAACGCAGCTAG
- a CDS encoding DUF928 domain-containing protein: MNLLSQQRSFGPICKFACVGGIAMTTAMTTVLLSPNHVAAKQLNVVDAVQADVATGDLLLESTLLSQHRRRRRSYRPPADSRIPRRDHSGGGVRGCGEDIAAIAPRLSGIGQTVSTHPTLVWYTASDIPSALELHLYRYTADDRLETVFIKSIGDSQKGYMAYTLPEDELGLQPGETYLWQVVLFCDENREEVGMWTAADIELAPSAVAVEPSMIDPSQDSLSIAETYANLGIWYDALAQVYDATSVEEKEFLQTLLLDLAELEESVERKEDS, from the coding sequence ATGAATTTACTCTCTCAGCAGCGATCATTTGGCCCTATCTGCAAGTTTGCATGCGTGGGGGGTATCGCAATGACAACTGCAATGACAACAGTGTTGTTATCTCCGAATCATGTGGCGGCAAAACAGCTCAACGTGGTGGATGCCGTTCAAGCAGATGTGGCTACGGGTGATCTTCTGTTGGAGTCAACCTTGCTCTCACAGCACCGTCGTCGCCGGAGGTCGTATCGGCCGCCTGCGGACTCTCGGATTCCCCGTCGTGACCATTCTGGCGGTGGGGTTCGTGGCTGCGGGGAAGATATTGCTGCGATCGCGCCTCGCTTAAGCGGCATTGGTCAAACGGTTTCAACCCATCCGACGCTGGTGTGGTACACCGCAAGCGACATTCCTTCGGCCTTAGAACTTCATCTCTATCGCTACACCGCTGATGATCGGCTAGAGACCGTTTTCATTAAGTCAATTGGAGACAGTCAAAAAGGCTACATGGCCTACACGCTACCTGAAGATGAGCTGGGGTTACAACCGGGCGAAACCTATCTGTGGCAAGTGGTGCTTTTCTGTGACGAGAACAGAGAAGAAGTGGGCATGTGGACCGCTGCTGATATTGAACTGGCACCGTCTGCGGTCGCGGTAGAGCCTTCGATGATAGATCCTTCACAAGATTCTCTGAGCATTGCTGAAACCTATGCAAACTTAGGAATTTGGTACGATGCGCTCGCTCAAGTATATGATGCAACCTCTGTAGAAGAGAAAGAATTTCTCCAGACACTGCTGCTTGATCTCGCTGAGTTGGAAGAAAGTGTGGAACGCAAAGAAGACTCTTAA
- a CDS encoding IS6 family transposase — protein MSGLSSQKGAQQTDRVSAISSFPRRLMDCPHCQSPRVSLLQRKTNLGYDMFRCKRCRRTFNERTGTPFNFIEVPTDIIFQVLLCRVRYKLSYRDVAEFFLLRGFQFTHETVRDWEARFLPHFTEQIRTKRKGKVGNVWLIDETFIRVKGVWCYLYRGIDEDGNLMDVRLSKTRDMVGTKAFFAQALGLHEDAPEKIATDGLASYPRAIKEELGKNVEHEVRPCTANPVEQSHRRIKHRYYPTLGFGEFEAAQRFCRAVDEVGNFLRPRTRMAEFVCPDDLRQKFMQGVGELETLFKAA, from the coding sequence GTGTCAGGACTGAGTAGCCAAAAAGGGGCTCAGCAAACTGATAGGGTAAGTGCGATCAGCTCATTTCCCCGCCGCCTGATGGATTGCCCGCATTGCCAATCGCCCCGCGTCTCTCTGCTCCAGCGAAAAACCAATCTGGGCTATGACATGTTCCGCTGCAAGCGCTGTCGCCGGACTTTCAACGAGCGCACGGGCACACCGTTTAATTTTATCGAAGTCCCTACCGACATTATCTTTCAAGTGTTGCTTTGTCGTGTCCGTTACAAGCTCAGCTACCGGGATGTTGCCGAATTCTTCTTACTCCGAGGTTTCCAGTTCACCCATGAAACTGTGAGAGATTGGGAAGCAAGATTCCTCCCTCATTTTACGGAACAGATTCGGACGAAACGGAAAGGTAAAGTCGGCAACGTCTGGTTGATCGATGAAACATTCATCCGAGTAAAAGGTGTGTGGTGCTACCTTTATCGGGGCATCGATGAGGATGGCAATCTGATGGATGTCCGTCTTAGCAAAACTCGCGATATGGTTGGGACGAAAGCCTTCTTCGCTCAGGCGCTCGGTCTTCACGAGGACGCCCCTGAGAAGATCGCTACTGATGGCCTAGCGTCTTATCCACGAGCAATTAAGGAAGAACTGGGCAAGAATGTTGAGCATGAAGTTCGCCCCTGCACCGCCAATCCAGTCGAACAAAGTCATCGGCGCATCAAACACCGCTATTATCCGACACTTGGATTTGGAGAGTTTGAAGCAGCTCAAAGATTCTGTCGAGCGGTGGACGAAGTAGGCAACTTTTTGAGGCCACGAACTCGAATGGCAGAATTCGTCTGTCCAGATGATCTCAGACAGAAATTTATGCAAGGGGTCGGGGAATTGGAAACCTTATTCAAGGCCGCTTAA
- a CDS encoding ParB/RepB/Spo0J family partition protein, protein MTAMFGGAVSAQEGETITQLKEEIESLKSLSEQSFKLPVDDIQPLQLPGKLKQPRLYFDPQKMERLKQSIQKHGVLEPILVRPSAKGRYEIISGERRWRSCRALEMEDIPAIVRDMSDAIALEAALIAHLLNEEITPVEQTESILNLLSLHLNMPIEEVKANLHRTKNVSASVSNKEGFEEDALRVVTETLKEFGMKLSSFVSNRLPMLNLSPEILDAVREGKLSPTNAVLLNRQPSKMHAELIEDAAGLTKQDCMALVRDLEKERAQKQPSSPSPISDRVFARIKAVRKKKSLLQLEQAQKKLEEIDRLLQEIESLSP, encoded by the coding sequence ATGACAGCAATGTTTGGAGGAGCAGTGTCTGCCCAAGAAGGTGAGACAATTACCCAGCTAAAAGAAGAAATTGAAAGCTTAAAGTCTTTATCGGAGCAATCTTTCAAACTACCAGTAGACGATATACAGCCACTTCAACTACCTGGAAAACTGAAGCAGCCAAGGCTTTACTTCGATCCCCAGAAAATGGAGAGGCTCAAGCAATCTATCCAAAAGCATGGTGTACTAGAACCTATTTTGGTAAGACCGAGTGCTAAGGGTCGTTACGAAATTATCAGTGGTGAAAGACGCTGGCGTAGCTGCCGTGCTCTGGAGATGGAAGATATCCCAGCCATTGTGCGGGATATGAGCGATGCGATCGCTCTCGAAGCGGCATTAATTGCTCACCTACTTAACGAGGAAATCACTCCTGTTGAGCAAACGGAGAGCATCCTTAATCTGCTTTCACTTCACCTGAACATGCCTATTGAAGAAGTAAAAGCCAATCTCCATCGAACAAAAAACGTGAGTGCTTCAGTCTCGAATAAGGAAGGATTTGAAGAAGATGCTCTCAGGGTTGTAACCGAAACGCTTAAAGAATTTGGGATGAAGCTTTCTAGCTTTGTCTCTAACCGGCTACCCATGCTTAACTTATCCCCTGAGATATTGGATGCTGTACGGGAAGGTAAGCTCTCACCTACGAACGCTGTACTTCTAAACAGGCAACCTTCTAAAATGCATGCAGAGCTTATTGAAGATGCTGCCGGCCTCACTAAGCAAGACTGTATGGCACTAGTCAGAGATCTAGAGAAAGAAAGAGCACAGAAACAGCCATCATCACCGTCGCCAATTTCTGATAGAGTCTTTGCTCGTATCAAGGCGGTTAGAAAAAAGAAGTCATTATTACAACTAGAACAAGCACAAAAGAAGCTCGAAGAGATTGATCGGCTCCTACAGGAAATAGAATCACTCAGTCCTTGA